The following proteins are encoded in a genomic region of Triticum dicoccoides isolate Atlit2015 ecotype Zavitan chromosome 1B, WEW_v2.0, whole genome shotgun sequence:
- the LOC119312376 gene encoding probable DNA-3-methyladenine glycosylase 2, which produces MAKTRSAAPARPSTAAATARISFRSRKIVKTPPAKPLAAATLPPPAPPAPVLPALSAPGELAAALRHLAAADPLLSEVIASTDALAFTSSPSVPAFHSLARSILYQQLATSAAAAIYARFLALLPSAADGSVSPAAVLALAAADLRAIGVSGRKAAYLHDLAARFAAGDLSESSVAAMGEDALLAQLTRVKGIGEWTVHMFMIFSLHRPDVLPSGDLGVRKGVQELYKLKGLPKPEEMAALCERWRPYRSVGAWYMWRLLESKGAAVKKAKKGNASS; this is translated from the coding sequence ATGGCCAAGACCAGGTCGGCGGCTCCGGCCCGCCCCTCCACCGCCGCAGCCACCGCCAGGATCTCCTTCCGCTCCCGCAAGATCGTCAAGACACCACCCGCCAAACCCCTCGCCGCGGCCACcctgccgccgccggcgccgcccgctCCGGTGCTGCCCGCGCTGTCCGCCCCgggcgagctcgcggcggcgctgcGCCACCTCGCGGCCGCCGACCCGCTCCTCTCCGAGGTCATCGCCTCCACCGACGCCCTGGCTTTCACCTCCTCCCCCTCCGTCCCCGCCTTCCACTCCCTCGCGCGCTCCATCCTCTACCAGCAgctcgccacctccgccgccgccgccatctacgCCCGCTTCCTCGCGCTCCTCCCCTCCGCCGCCGACGGCTCCGTGAGCCCCGCGGCCGtgctcgccctcgccgccgccgacctccgcgCCATCGGCGTCTCCGGCCGCAAGGCCGCCTACCTGCACGACCTGGCCGCCAGGTTCGCGGCCGGGGACCTCTCCGAGTCCTCCGTCGCCGCCATGGGCGAGGACGCGCTCCTCGCCCAGCTCACCAGGGTCAAGGGCATCGGCGAGTGGACGGTCCACATGTTCATGATCTTCTCGCTGCACCGCCCCGACGTGCTGCCGTCCGGCGACCTCGGCGTGCGCAAGGGCGTGCAGGAGCTGTACAAGCTCAAGGGGCTGCCCAAGCCGGAGGAGATGGCCGCATTGTGCGAGCGCTGGCGCCCGTACCGGTCGGTCGGCGCCTGGTACATGTGGCGCCTCCTCGAGAGCAAGGGCGCCGCGGTGAAGAAGGCGAAGAAGGGCAATGCGAGCTCCTAG
- the LOC119312368 gene encoding protein RADIALIS-like 3: protein MSSPSSDSEWSKKENKMFEEALAYYGMGAPNLWEKVASAMGGTKSAEEVRRHFQFLVDDVKNIEHGRIPFPKYKTRGFWT, encoded by the coding sequence ATGTCCTCACCGAGCTCAGACTCGGAGTGGAGCAAGAAGGAGAACAAGATGTTTGAGGAGGCGCTTGCCTACTACGGCATGGGCGCCCCCAACCTCTGGGAGAAGGTGGCCAGCGCCATGGGGGGCACCAAGTCCGCCGAGGAGGTGCGCCGCCACTTCCAGTTCCTTGTTGACGACGTCAAGAACATCGAGCACGGACGCATCCCCTTCCCCAAGTACAAGACCCGGGGCTTCTGGACCTAA